One Jannaschia sp. GRR-S6-38 genomic window carries:
- a CDS encoding DMP19 family protein has protein sequence MFHYIFPGARRKRVIVPDAVLGPDAQPYALIGAVVDWTNAARDRGFYAAGEIDEVAPQAYNADYYYAQVCNGGHAQFRHNSRMDPLTIAHALTGLRAAGLEPLAACLAELEAAGENADTTLCEALDSRFFAANDVYHAKMNAWLRPRVQIVPARAYDRRMAAFLKRDRRRERRFQDRQALRLQGLSESGDILGFAWAAMKQNAIFDRVMPGRFVTALGRETVLWGILTGPAGAQLRLEGIALNGLVIVAPDLPSKPAFDDEDLRAAAKAGAYCSAKDIAMRTDLAGERKLGATVAFLIAEAKGVQAEDVSAIVPLPGRTDLPDGRIVASVTLRGGAFLVATFLAEASVLSDTDGREIARLSAAEIARRHAELETPPTRH, from the coding sequence ATGTTCCATTACATTTTCCCGGGCGCGCGCCGGAAGCGCGTCATCGTCCCCGACGCCGTCCTGGGGCCCGACGCCCAGCCCTACGCGCTGATCGGCGCGGTGGTCGACTGGACCAACGCCGCGCGCGACCGGGGCTTCTATGCCGCGGGCGAAATCGACGAAGTGGCGCCGCAGGCCTACAATGCCGATTATTATTACGCGCAGGTCTGCAACGGCGGCCACGCGCAGTTCCGCCACAATTCGCGGATGGATCCGCTGACGATCGCCCATGCGCTGACGGGGCTGCGGGCCGCGGGGCTGGAGCCGCTGGCCGCCTGCCTGGCGGAGCTGGAGGCCGCGGGTGAGAATGCGGATACGACGCTCTGCGAGGCGCTGGACAGCCGCTTCTTCGCGGCCAACGACGTCTACCACGCCAAGATGAATGCCTGGCTGCGCCCGCGCGTGCAGATCGTGCCCGCGCGCGCCTATGACCGCCGCATGGCCGCCTTCCTGAAGCGCGACCGCAGGCGCGAGCGGCGCTTCCAGGACCGGCAGGCCCTACGGCTTCAGGGGCTGAGCGAGAGCGGGGACATCCTGGGGTTCGCCTGGGCCGCGATGAAGCAGAACGCGATCTTCGACCGGGTCATGCCGGGCCGCTTCGTCACCGCGCTGGGCCGGGAGACCGTGCTCTGGGGCATCCTGACGGGGCCCGCCGGGGCGCAGCTTCGGCTGGAGGGGATCGCGCTGAACGGTCTGGTCATCGTGGCGCCGGACTTGCCCAGCAAGCCCGCGTTCGACGACGAGGATCTTCGCGCCGCCGCCAAGGCGGGCGCCTATTGCAGCGCCAAGGACATCGCCATGCGCACGGATTTGGCCGGCGAGCGGAAGCTCGGCGCGACCGTGGCCTTCCTGATCGCCGAGGCGAAGGGCGTGCAGGCCGAGGATGTCAGCGCCATCGTCCCGCTGCCGGGCCGGACCGACCTGCCCGACGGCCGGATCGTGGCCAGCGTCACGCTGCGCGGCGGGGCGTTCCTGGTGGCGACGTTCCTCGCGGAGGCCAGCGTCCTCTCCGACACGGACGGGCGCGAGATCGCGCGGCTGAGCGCCGCGGAGATCGCTCGCCGCCATGCGGAGTTGGAGACGCCCCCGACGCGGCACTAG
- the guaD gene encoding guanine deaminase — MTTLIRGQVLAFHADPFAVPAPDAARHDAAGAVAVAHGRIAGHGPIDAMRARFPQAVEIDHGDALILPGFVDAHAHYPQTAMIASWGKRLIDWLNDYTFPEEARFADPGYAATIAARYLDLLLANGTTSVASFCTIHPGSVDAFFEAAASRDMAVWAGKTCMDRNAPDNLRDDAQSAHDDSAQLLARWHGQGRAEYVITPRFSPTSTPEQLEALGALWAANPSCLMQTHLSEQTDEVAWVKTLFPEARDYLDTYESHGLLGERGLYGHAIHLEPREIDRLGEVGAAVVHCPTSNSFIGSGLFDMGLAARMRVGLATDTGGGSSFSMLRTMAAAYEIGQLRGLALHPAQLLWLATEGSARALHAADRIGTLSEGSAADLVVLDLGATPAIAQRSARAADIWEAVFPTIMMGDDRAVAQVYVAGRAVRPE, encoded by the coding sequence ATGACGACGCTCATCCGCGGCCAGGTGCTGGCCTTCCATGCCGATCCCTTCGCCGTGCCGGCGCCCGACGCGGCCCGCCACGACGCCGCCGGGGCCGTCGCGGTCGCCCACGGACGGATCGCCGGCCACGGCCCGATCGACGCGATGCGCGCGCGCTTTCCGCAAGCGGTCGAGATCGACCACGGCGACGCGCTGATCCTGCCGGGCTTCGTCGACGCCCATGCGCATTACCCGCAAACGGCGATGATCGCCTCCTGGGGCAAGCGGCTGATCGACTGGCTGAACGACTACACCTTCCCCGAGGAGGCGCGCTTCGCCGATCCCGGATACGCCGCGACGATCGCCGCGCGCTATCTGGACCTGCTGCTGGCCAATGGCACGACCAGCGTCGCCAGCTTTTGCACGATCCACCCGGGCAGCGTCGACGCATTCTTCGAGGCGGCGGCGTCCCGCGACATGGCGGTCTGGGCGGGCAAGACCTGCATGGATCGCAACGCGCCGGATAACCTGCGCGACGATGCGCAGAGCGCCCATGACGACAGCGCGCAGCTTCTCGCGCGCTGGCACGGGCAGGGCCGCGCCGAATACGTCATCACGCCGCGCTTCTCGCCCACCTCGACACCCGAGCAGCTCGAGGCGCTGGGCGCGCTATGGGCCGCGAACCCGTCCTGCTTGATGCAGACCCATCTGAGCGAGCAGACCGACGAGGTCGCCTGGGTAAAGACGCTCTTCCCCGAGGCGCGCGATTATCTCGACACCTACGAGTCGCATGGCCTGCTGGGCGAACGCGGCCTCTACGGTCACGCCATCCACCTGGAGCCGCGTGAGATCGACCGGCTGGGCGAGGTCGGGGCCGCCGTCGTGCATTGCCCGACCTCGAACAGCTTCATCGGCTCGGGGCTCTTCGACATGGGCCTCGCCGCGCGGATGCGGGTGGGCTTGGCGACGGATACGGGGGGCGGGTCCAGCTTCTCGATGCTTCGGACGATGGCCGCCGCCTACGAGATCGGGCAGCTGCGCGGCTTGGCGCTGCATCCCGCGCAGCTTCTGTGGCTCGCGACGGAAGGCTCGGCCCGCGCGCTGCACGCGGCGGACCGGATCGGCACGCTTTCCGAAGGCAGCGCGGCGGATCTGGTGGTCCTCGATCTCGGGGCGACGCCCGCCATCGCGCAGCGCAGCGCGCGGGCGGCGGATATCTGGGAGGCGGTGTTCCCGACGATCATGATGGGCGACGACCGGGCCGTCGCGCAGGTCTATGTCGCCGGGCGGGCCGTGCGGCCCGAATAG
- a CDS encoding diacylglycerol kinase: MTELDRPEPPAKGTRNAVAHTWGALGYSLAGGRVLAAQRAARLQLAMFVATALAFALVGVRPAQWAVAVALFLNSLLVEALNTAIELIVDRVSPEISNFAKQAKDLGSFAVFCAVLVFGGHAVWVVGAALLAR, from the coding sequence GTGACGGAACTGGACCGACCCGAACCGCCCGCCAAGGGCACGCGCAACGCGGTGGCGCATACCTGGGGGGCGCTGGGCTATTCGCTCGCCGGCGGGCGCGTCCTGGCCGCGCAACGCGCGGCGCGGCTGCAACTGGCGATGTTCGTCGCGACCGCGCTGGCCTTCGCGCTGGTGGGCGTGCGGCCCGCGCAATGGGCGGTGGCGGTCGCGCTGTTCCTGAACTCGCTCCTGGTCGAGGCGCTGAACACGGCGATCGAGCTGATCGTCGATCGCGTCTCGCCCGAGATCAGCAATTTCGCCAAGCAGGCGAAGGACCTGGGCAGTTTCGCGGTGTTCTGCGCCGTGCTGGTCTTCGGCGGGCATGCCGTCTGGGTCGTGGGCGCGGCGCTGCTCGCGCGATGA
- a CDS encoding ion channel: MLTQLLFGGGLILVTAFFTAPGWWALEVMLLRLRPWIARPPHGPKLTVSLGLAMLMSILMLTVAVWIWALAFWGLGVFITMETSVYFSLVVFTTLGFGDVLMPPEWRLLGGLAAANGLLIFGLLTAMLVETLRQSRLHQRDAPPKGGGLS, translated from the coding sequence ATGCTGACCCAGCTACTCTTCGGCGGGGGGCTGATCCTCGTCACCGCGTTCTTCACCGCCCCGGGCTGGTGGGCGCTGGAGGTGATGCTCCTGCGCCTGCGGCCCTGGATCGCCCGTCCGCCACACGGTCCGAAGCTGACGGTCTCGCTCGGGCTCGCGATGCTGATGTCGATCCTGATGCTGACGGTCGCCGTCTGGATCTGGGCGCTCGCGTTCTGGGGCCTGGGCGTCTTCATCACGATGGAGACCTCGGTCTATTTCTCGCTCGTCGTGTTCACGACGTTGGGCTTCGGCGACGTGCTGATGCCGCCGGAATGGCGGCTGCTGGGCGGCCTGGCGGCGGCGAACGGGCTTTTGATCTTCGGCCTGCTGACCGCGATGCTGGTCGAGACCCTGCGCCAGAGCCGCCTGCACCAGCGCGACGCCCCGCCGAAGGGCGGCGGCCTGTCCTGA
- the prmC gene encoding peptide chain release factor N(5)-glutamine methyltransferase, which translates to MSRRDALARARAALEAAGVPGAARDAEILMRAVAGPVEAPDAAALARFEALVARRAAREPVSHLTGRRAFWRHEFEVTPDVLDPRPETETLVAAALAAPFARLLDLGTGSGCILCSLLAERPEATGLGTDVSDAALAVARRNAAATGVAARAEFSRADWLDGVEGPFDLIVSNPPYIAEDEMAALLPEVLREPRGALTPGGDGLDAYRVIARDAPARLAPGGRLMVEIGPTQGDAVAALFRDAGLAGIAIRPDLDGRDRVVQAEKPR; encoded by the coding sequence GTGAGCCGCCGCGATGCGCTGGCCCGCGCACGCGCCGCTCTGGAGGCGGCGGGCGTGCCGGGCGCGGCGCGCGACGCCGAGATCCTGATGCGCGCGGTGGCGGGCCCCGTCGAGGCGCCGGATGCGGCCGCGCTGGCGCGGTTCGAGGCGTTGGTCGCGCGCCGCGCCGCGCGCGAGCCGGTGTCGCACCTGACGGGGCGGCGCGCTTTCTGGCGGCACGAGTTCGAGGTCACGCCCGACGTGCTCGACCCGCGCCCGGAGACCGAAACGCTGGTCGCCGCGGCGCTGGCGGCGCCCTTCGCCCGCCTGCTCGACCTCGGCACCGGCTCGGGCTGCATCCTCTGTTCGCTGCTGGCGGAACGGCCCGAGGCCACGGGGCTCGGCACCGACGTCTCGGACGCAGCGCTCGCGGTCGCGCGCCGGAACGCCGCCGCCACGGGGGTCGCGGCGCGTGCGGAATTCTCGCGGGCCGACTGGCTGGACGGGGTCGAGGGCCCGTTCGACCTGATCGTCTCCAATCCGCCCTATATCGCCGAGGACGAGATGGCGGCGCTTTTGCCCGAAGTCCTGCGCGAGCCGCGCGGCGCGCTGACCCCGGGCGGCGACGGGCTCGACGCCTATCGCGTGATCGCGCGGGACGCGCCCGCGCGGCTGGCCCCGGGCGGGCGGCTGATGGTCGAGATCGGGCCGACGCAGGGGGACGCGGTCGCCGCGCTGTTTCGCGATGCCGGCCTCGCCGGGATCGCGATCCGCCCCGACCTGGATGGTCGCGACCGGGTCGTGCAGGCGGAAAAACCCCGATGA
- the purB gene encoding adenylosuccinate lyase translates to MIPRYSRPEMVAIWSPEQKFRIWFEIEAHACDAMADLGVIPRANAEAVWKAKDAEFDVARIDEIEAVTKHDVIAFLTHLSEIVGADAARFVHQGMTSSDVLDTTFNVQLTRAADILIADMEGLLAALKRRALEHKDTVRIGRSHGIHAEPTTMGLTFARFYAEMDRNLRRLKTARAEVATGAISGAVGTFANIDPRVEAHVCEKLGLLPEPISTQVIPRDRHAAFFAALGVVASSVENVATEIRHMQRTEVLEAEEFFSAGQKGSSAMPHKRNPVLTENLTGLARLVRSAVVPALENVALWHERDISHSSVERMIGPDATVTLDFALARLTGVIDKLVVYPENMLANMNKFRGLVMSQRVLLALTQAGVSREDAYRLVQRNAMKVWEQGADFQEELLADTDVRAALSEAEIAEKFDLGYHTKHVDTIFARVFGD, encoded by the coding sequence ATGATCCCTCGATATTCCCGTCCCGAGATGGTGGCCATCTGGTCGCCCGAGCAGAAGTTCCGCATCTGGTTCGAGATCGAGGCCCATGCCTGCGACGCGATGGCGGATCTGGGCGTCATCCCCCGCGCGAATGCCGAGGCCGTCTGGAAGGCGAAGGATGCCGAGTTCGACGTGGCGCGCATCGACGAGATCGAGGCCGTCACCAAGCACGACGTCATCGCCTTCCTGACCCACCTGTCCGAGATCGTGGGCGCCGACGCCGCGCGCTTCGTGCATCAGGGCATGACCAGCTCGGACGTGCTCGACACGACCTTCAACGTCCAGCTCACCCGCGCCGCCGACATCCTGATCGCCGACATGGAAGGGCTTCTGGCCGCGCTGAAGCGGCGCGCGCTGGAGCACAAGGATACCGTCCGCATCGGGCGCAGCCACGGCATCCATGCCGAGCCCACGACGATGGGCCTGACCTTCGCGCGCTTCTACGCCGAAATGGACCGCAACCTGCGCCGGCTGAAGACCGCGCGCGCCGAGGTGGCGACGGGCGCCATCTCGGGTGCGGTGGGGACCTTCGCCAATATCGATCCGCGCGTGGAGGCGCATGTCTGCGAGAAGCTGGGCCTTCTGCCCGAGCCGATCAGCACGCAGGTCATCCCGCGCGACCGCCACGCGGCCTTCTTCGCCGCGCTGGGCGTCGTGGCCAGCTCGGTCGAGAACGTCGCGACCGAAATCCGGCACATGCAGCGCACCGAAGTCCTCGAGGCGGAGGAATTCTTCAGCGCGGGGCAGAAGGGCTCCTCGGCCATGCCGCACAAGCGCAACCCGGTGCTGACCGAGAACCTGACCGGGCTCGCGCGGCTGGTGCGCTCGGCGGTAGTGCCGGCGCTGGAGAACGTGGCGCTCTGGCACGAGCGCGACATCTCGCACAGTTCGGTCGAGCGGATGATCGGCCCGGATGCGACGGTGACGCTGGACTTCGCGCTGGCGCGCCTGACCGGCGTGATCGACAAGCTGGTCGTCTATCCCGAGAACATGCTCGCGAACATGAACAAGTTCCGCGGCCTCGTCATGTCGCAGCGGGTGCTGCTGGCGCTGACGCAGGCGGGCGTCAGCCGCGAGGATGCCTATAGGCTCGTGCAGCGCAACGCGATGAAGGTCTGGGAGCAGGGCGCCGATTTCCAAGAGGAGCTGCTGGCCGACACGGATGTTCGGGCCGCGCTGTCGGAGGCGGAGATCGCCGAGAAATTCGACCTCGGCTACCACACCAAGCATGTCGACACGATCTTCGCGCGGGTCTTCGGCGACTGA
- the prfA gene encoding peptide chain release factor 1 has product MIPADRLAQILDRFEYLEARLNAGPDASEIATLTREYSDLRPVAEQVRGWQALERELAETRAMLEDPEMAELARAELPALEARRAAAEAALQIALLPKDAADARPAILEIRPGTGGEEAALFAADLEAMYRRYAEARGWRMETVERQESDLGGVKELVARIEGENVFARLKFESGVHRVQRVPATESGGRIHTSAATVAVLPEAQAVDIDIPASEIRIDTMRASGAGGQHVNTTDSAVRITHLPTGIVVTSSEKSQHRNREIAMEVLRARLYEASRAAADAERSADRRAQVGSGDRSERIRTYNFPQGRMTDHRINLTLYKLDAVLAGDLDEVIDALIADRQATLLAEMEA; this is encoded by the coding sequence ATGATCCCCGCCGATCGCCTTGCCCAGATCCTCGACCGTTTCGAGTACCTCGAAGCGCGTCTGAACGCGGGGCCCGACGCCTCCGAGATCGCCACGCTGACGCGCGAATACAGCGATCTGCGCCCCGTGGCCGAGCAGGTGCGTGGTTGGCAGGCGCTGGAGCGCGAGCTGGCCGAGACCCGCGCGATGCTGGAAGACCCCGAGATGGCCGAACTGGCCCGCGCCGAGCTGCCGGCGCTGGAGGCGCGGCGCGCGGCCGCGGAAGCCGCGCTGCAGATCGCGCTCCTGCCGAAGGACGCGGCCGACGCCCGCCCGGCCATCCTAGAGATCCGGCCCGGTACGGGTGGCGAGGAAGCGGCGCTCTTCGCCGCCGATCTGGAGGCGATGTATCGCCGCTATGCCGAAGCCCGCGGCTGGCGGATGGAGACGGTCGAGCGGCAGGAGAGCGACCTGGGCGGCGTCAAGGAACTCGTCGCGCGGATCGAGGGCGAGAACGTCTTCGCCCGGCTCAAGTTCGAAAGCGGCGTCCACCGCGTCCAGCGCGTGCCCGCGACCGAGAGCGGCGGGCGCATCCACACCTCGGCGGCGACCGTTGCGGTGCTGCCCGAGGCGCAGGCCGTCGATATCGACATTCCCGCGAGCGAGATCCGCATCGACACGATGCGCGCCAGCGGGGCCGGGGGGCAGCACGTCAACACGACGGATTCGGCGGTCCGCATTACCCATCTGCCGACCGGGATCGTCGTGACTTCCTCCGAGAAATCCCAGCATCGGAACCGCGAGATCGCGATGGAGGTGCTGCGCGCCCGGCTCTACGAGGCGAGCCGCGCCGCCGCCGATGCCGAGCGCAGCGCCGATCGCCGCGCCCAGGTCGGGTCGGGCGACCGCTCCGAGCGGATCCGGACCTACAATTTCCCGCAGGGCCGGATGACCGATCACCGCATCAACCTGACGCTCTACAAGCTGGACGCGGTGCTGGCGGGCGACCTCGACGAGGTGATCGATGCGCTGATCGCCGACCGCCAGGCGACGCTTCTGGCCGAGATGGAGGCGTGA
- the mgtE gene encoding magnesium transporter, with protein MADPADTQDPPYEDEVELDEPRLRAIREAIEARDRTQLDDLLEPMHGADIADLLEQITEAERATLLELWSGHVDGEILSELEESLREEILDALPAEDVAEAVRELDTDDVVDLIENLEDTDQADAILGALDEIDRAAVEQALTYPEYSAGRLMQREVVMVPSFWTVGQAIDHMRHAESLPEQFYHVILTDPRMRPVGHVTLGKILSSPRETPLSEIEEESFRTFEVTEPEAEVAYAFNQYHLISAPVVDHNDRLLGVITIDDAIRILDEEAGEDILRLAGVDSEEAISNRTFDVVRRRFPWLAVNLVTAILASMVISQFENVIAEVVALAVLMPIVASMGGNAGTQSLTVAVRALATRDLTGANVWRVIRREVVAGGINGLAFAVIMGIVGVVWFGTPMLGLVIAVAMVINLVVAGLAGVGIPVVLQKAGIDPALASGAFVTTVTDVVGFFAFLGLAAVWLL; from the coding sequence ATGGCAGACCCAGCCGACACGCAGGACCCCCCCTACGAGGACGAGGTCGAGCTGGACGAACCGCGATTGCGCGCCATCCGCGAGGCCATCGAGGCCCGCGACCGGACCCAGCTCGACGATCTGCTGGAGCCGATGCACGGCGCCGACATCGCCGACCTTCTGGAACAGATCACCGAGGCCGAGCGCGCCACACTCCTGGAGCTGTGGTCGGGCCATGTCGACGGCGAGATCCTGTCGGAGCTGGAGGAGAGCCTGCGCGAGGAGATCCTCGACGCGCTGCCGGCCGAGGACGTGGCCGAGGCGGTGCGCGAGCTCGACACCGACGACGTGGTCGACCTGATCGAGAACCTGGAGGACACCGACCAGGCCGACGCGATCCTGGGCGCGCTGGATGAGATCGACCGCGCTGCGGTCGAGCAGGCGCTGACCTACCCCGAATATTCCGCCGGCCGCCTGATGCAGCGCGAGGTGGTGATGGTGCCGTCCTTCTGGACGGTCGGCCAGGCCATCGACCACATGCGCCACGCCGAGAGCCTGCCCGAGCAGTTCTACCACGTCATCCTGACCGACCCGCGGATGCGGCCCGTCGGACACGTGACGCTGGGCAAGATCCTGTCGAGCCCGCGCGAGACGCCGCTCTCGGAGATCGAGGAGGAGAGCTTCCGCACCTTCGAGGTGACCGAGCCCGAGGCCGAGGTCGCCTATGCCTTCAACCAGTATCACCTGATCTCGGCCCCGGTGGTCGATCACAACGATCGGCTGCTGGGCGTGATCACCATCGACGACGCGATCCGGATCCTCGACGAGGAAGCGGGCGAGGACATCCTGCGCCTCGCCGGCGTCGACAGCGAGGAGGCGATCTCGAACCGCACCTTCGACGTGGTCCGGCGCCGTTTCCCGTGGCTCGCGGTCAACCTGGTGACGGCGATCCTGGCCTCGATGGTGATCTCGCAATTCGAGAACGTCATCGCCGAGGTCGTCGCGCTGGCCGTGCTGATGCCGATCGTGGCCTCGATGGGCGGCAATGCCGGCACCCAGTCGCTGACCGTGGCGGTGCGCGCGCTGGCCACGCGCGACCTGACCGGCGCGAATGTCTGGCGCGTCATCCGGCGCGAGGTCGTGGCGGGCGGGATCAACGGCCTGGCCTTCGCGGTGATCATGGGCATCGTCGGCGTGGTCTGGTTTGGCACGCCGATGCTGGGCCTGGTGATCGCGGTGGCGATGGTGATCAACCTGGTGGTCGCGGGACTGGCCGGCGTCGGCATCCCGGTCGTGCTGCAGAAGGCCGGGATCGACCCGGCGCTGGCCTCGGGCGCCTTCGTTACGACGGTGACCGACGTGGTGGGCTTCTTCGCCTTCCTCGGGCTCGCGGCGGTCTGGCTGCTCTGA
- the recN gene encoding DNA repair protein RecN yields MLRSLDIRDMLIIDRLSLEFGAGLNVLTGETGAGKSILLDSLGFVLGWRGRAELVRQGAEQGEVVAGFDLPEGHAARAVLDEHGIAAEDGELLLRRVNARDGRKTAWVNGSRVSGEVLRQLSDTLLELHGQHDDRGLLDIRGHRALLDAFAGAEPALAATRAAWRDLAAARRALRDAEAQVEAARAEEDFLRHAVSEFDKLDPRPGEEAELDARRRLMQGAERIREDVARALQAIGLDGAEGQMMDATRWLDDAADGAGDRLGPALDALGRAMVELGEAQAGVESCLDALSFDPRELEEAEERLFAIRALARKHGVLADDLAAFGADLRGKLDLLDTTEGNMGKLRAAEAEAQAAYAAAASALTALRRDAATRLDAAMAAELAPLKMERAVFATRLAEAGPSPEGVDEVAFEVATNPGAPSGPLNKIASGGELSRFLLALKVCLTGGDRSRTLIFDEIDRGVGGATADAVGRRLKALAAGGQVLVVTHSPQVAALGLHHWRVEKRVEDDATLSRVIPVAEADRVDEIARMLAGDTVTEAARGAARALLDAAA; encoded by the coding sequence ATGCTTCGCTCGCTCGACATCCGCGACATGCTCATCATCGACCGCCTCTCGCTGGAATTCGGCGCGGGGCTGAACGTGCTGACCGGCGAGACCGGGGCGGGCAAGTCGATCCTGCTCGACAGTCTCGGCTTCGTGCTGGGCTGGCGCGGGCGGGCCGAGTTGGTGCGCCAGGGCGCCGAGCAGGGCGAGGTAGTGGCCGGCTTCGACCTGCCCGAGGGCCACGCGGCCCGCGCCGTGCTCGACGAACACGGGATCGCCGCCGAGGATGGCGAGCTGCTTCTGCGCCGCGTCAACGCCCGCGACGGGCGCAAGACGGCCTGGGTCAATGGCAGCCGCGTCTCGGGCGAGGTGCTGCGCCAGCTGTCCGACACGCTGCTGGAGCTGCACGGCCAGCACGACGATCGCGGCCTCTTGGACATCCGCGGCCACCGCGCGCTGCTCGACGCCTTCGCCGGGGCCGAGCCCGCGCTCGCCGCCACCCGCGCCGCCTGGCGGGACCTCGCCGCCGCCCGCCGTGCGCTGCGCGACGCCGAGGCGCAGGTCGAGGCGGCCCGCGCCGAGGAGGACTTCCTGCGCCACGCCGTGAGCGAGTTCGACAAACTCGACCCCCGGCCCGGGGAGGAGGCCGAACTCGACGCACGTCGCCGCCTGATGCAGGGCGCCGAGCGGATCCGCGAGGACGTGGCCCGCGCGTTGCAAGCCATCGGGCTCGACGGGGCCGAGGGGCAGATGATGGATGCGACCCGCTGGCTCGATGACGCGGCCGACGGGGCGGGCGACCGGCTGGGCCCCGCGCTCGACGCGCTGGGCCGCGCGATGGTCGAGCTGGGCGAGGCGCAGGCGGGCGTCGAGAGCTGCCTCGACGCGCTCAGCTTCGATCCGCGCGAATTGGAGGAGGCGGAGGAGCGGCTCTTCGCGATCCGCGCGCTCGCCCGCAAGCACGGCGTGCTGGCCGACGACCTGGCGGCCTTCGGCGCGGATCTGCGCGGCAAGCTCGACCTTCTCGACACGACCGAGGGCAACATGGGCAAGCTGCGCGCCGCCGAAGCCGAGGCGCAAGCCGCCTATGCCGCCGCCGCAAGCGCGCTGACCGCCCTGCGCCGGGACGCCGCGACCCGGCTCGACGCGGCGATGGCCGCGGAGCTCGCCCCCCTCAAGATGGAGCGCGCGGTCTTCGCGACGCGGCTCGCCGAAGCGGGCCCCAGCCCGGAGGGCGTCGACGAGGTGGCCTTCGAGGTCGCCACCAATCCCGGCGCGCCGTCCGGCCCCCTCAACAAGATCGCCTCGGGGGGCGAGCTTAGCCGCTTCCTTCTGGCGCTGAAGGTCTGCCTGACCGGCGGCGACCGCTCGCGCACGCTGATCTTTGACGAGATCGACCGCGGCGTGGGCGGGGCGACGGCCGACGCGGTGGGCCGACGGCTGAAGGCGCTGGCCGCGGGCGGCCAGGTTCTCGTCGTCACCCATAGCCCGCAGGTCGCGGCGCTCGGGCTGCACCATTGGCGTGTCGAGAAGCGCGTCGAGGACGATGCCACCCTCAGCCGCGTCATTCCCGTGGCCGAGGCCGACCGCGTGGACGAGATCGCGCGGATGCTGGCCGGCGACACCGTCACCGAAGCCGCGCGCGGCGCCGCCCGCGCGCTGCTCGACGCGGCGGCCTGA
- a CDS encoding DUF6314 family protein, translating to MIRHADGATVRFAGAAEWRPEGAWLRGVETGEIRQGGQVFAARRETLWREGPDGIEVAFGDGRPFHVIGPDGRAHHDCAPDTYLLRYDLSAWPRWSVRWRVTGPRKDYRALTRYRRDV from the coding sequence GTGATCCGCCACGCCGACGGCGCGACCGTGCGGTTCGCGGGCGCGGCCGAGTGGCGGCCGGAGGGGGCCTGGCTGCGCGGCGTGGAGACGGGCGAGATACGGCAGGGCGGTCAGGTCTTCGCCGCGCGGCGCGAAACGCTCTGGCGAGAGGGGCCCGACGGGATCGAGGTGGCCTTCGGCGACGGCCGGCCATTCCACGTCATCGGCCCCGACGGGCGCGCGCATCACGATTGCGCTCCCGATACGTACCTTCTGCGCTACGATCTGTCGGCCTGGCCGCGCTGGTCGGTGCGCTGGCGGGTCACGGGGCCACGCAAGGATTACCGCGCGCTCACGCGCTACCGGCGGGATGTCTAG